A DNA window from Trichosurus vulpecula isolate mTriVul1 chromosome 2, mTriVul1.pri, whole genome shotgun sequence contains the following coding sequences:
- the ZNF804A gene encoding zinc finger protein 804A, which yields MECYYIVISSTHLSNGHFRNIKGVFRGPLSKNGNKTLDYAEKENTIAKALEDLKANFYCELCDKQYYKHQEFDNHINSYDHAHKQRLKDLKQREFARNVASKSRKDERKQEKALQRLHKLAELRKKATCAPGSGPMFKSTTVTVRENFNEISQRDMVDSVNKEEEFKDTLIHSYQNAKDSEVVASAPESSNNHKAKPNNLGDQAPGVHGQKVGFSFAFPKKASVKLESSAAAFSEFNDDASAENGFNRKSRFVPGVSHHLLSLPTEVVLNPEEKPNSFHPLGEMYSEKEETPQTTETKEPVNKDDALLVLPFCQPKLPVSADSGGYVNPTVLPDQIKPKDVVINQDISIESNGSEILGNKSASISIGNDCLSSPTIQEESPKNLCNDSSLNEPEGKTLEPEILVPPEIEGDSKTLQNRENICRRPEEPFVPVLSKYGSTVLQWPSEMLVYTSTEPSISYSCNPLCFDFKSTRSRNSLEKNKLNLNVLHSQHMTDFCRSPDIDRKDDSIAEANDYEIESSKNEYNHAMSHITDDNFTKGCDFGKSKEDIDTKLEDDTYRIGKPDKFIFTRKQVRQDTMDEKHNKTWLKETHENWFHRNRKKKRRRKLCHHHYGEVTKEESDASFRMEPETNHVDEAKNHELEATSEQGSDECKNTWLTKEHLQEPHELQDKRPKSMSIYLHKKKGTCKIWNTKQNNGEAVSSKNFHRKSKTILHGPTKQMLFNSGKHNLTYSRTFSSWKVRTSSCSPDHTCLVHQNEVKCLGQNPSIKRGYNSLIKEPERSYRKKRQYTNSCSSDESLYRQNCLAEQHLRPTRTLAKSYKPKKKRRRKRTRLHSGFRDQELRRKLSYSCLKEKSLSSNLGELMTQDETKEAKPQPIIDFARSTEQTEAEENKLTFNSSGLIHPETNRDIEYMQMENIPGKLPEAFKHSPDSIALSKVPTENMMEQKEKHENEKLPPLKLPNIERSFGPPPPKSFLCHYELAEALPQEKMNEAASEWLRYNSGILNSQPPLPFKEAHINGHTFLTTEQILAPLALPDQTLLFPLENHEKFKDLPCEAYQHIMPPSLLPTKVKLTFAPPTLQPASPPLQPLPLQQPLCSTSVTTIHHTVLQQHAAAAAAAAAAAAAAGTFKVLQPHQQFLSQVPTLTRTPLPQISVGPRLCPAGHTTFVTPPQLPIIPSSVLHPSHLAFPPLPHALFPSLLSPHPTVIPLQPLF from the exons AGGctcaaagatttaaaacaaaGAGAATTTGCAAGAAATGTAGCATCTAAATccaggaaagatgaaagaaaacaggaaaaggcTCTTCAACGACTACACAAGCTGGCAGAGCTACGGAAAAAAGCCACGTG tgCTCCTGGAAGTGGTCCTATGTTCAAGTCAACAACTGTTACAGTAAGAGagaattttaatgaaatttcaCAAAGAGATATGGTAGATTCAGTAAATAAAGAGGAAGAATTCAAGGATACCTTGATTCACAGTTATCAGAATGCTAAAGATTCTGAGGTTGTTGCTTCAGCTCCAGAAAGTTCAAATAATCATAAGGCAAAACCCAACAATCTTGGAGACCAAGCACCAGGAGTACATGGGCAGAAGGTTggcttttcttttgcctttccaaAGAAAGCATCAGTGAAGCTGGAATCTTCAGCAGCAGCTTTCTCTGAATTCAATGATGATGCTTCTGCAGAAAATGGTTTTAACAGAAAAAGTAGATTTGTCCCTGGAGTTTCCCACCATCTATTGTCTTTACCAACAGAAGTAGTTTTGAATCCTGAAGAAAAGCCAAATTCATTTCATCCACTTGGGGAGATGTActctgaaaaagaagaaactccTCAAACTACAGAGACAAAAGAACCTGTGAATAAAGATGATGCTTTATTAGTGCTCCCTTTTTGCCAGCCAAAACTACCAGTGTCAGCTGATTCTGGGGGCTATGTAAATCCAACTGTATTACCAGATCAGATAAAACCCAAAGATGTCGTTATTAATCAAGACATATCTATAGAATCTAATGGATCTGAAATATTAGGAAATAAATCAGCATCTATTTCCATTGGTAACGATTGTTTGTCTTCACCCACTATCCAAGAAGAAAGTCCTAAAAATCTTTGTAATGATTCATCCCTTAATGAACCTGAAGGTAAAACACTGGAGCCTGAAATTTTAGTCCCGCCAGAAATTGAAGGGGACAGTAAAACTTTGCAAAATAGAGAGAACATATGTAGAAGACCAGAGGAGCCTTTTGTGCCTGTGCTTAGCAAGTATGGATCAACAGTTCTTCAATGGCCATCTGAAATGTTGGTTTATACAAGTACTGAACCATCAATTTCTTATAGTTGTAATCCTCTATGCTTTGACTTTAAGTCTACTCGATCAAGAAACAGTCTTGAGAAAAATAAGCTTAATTTAAATGTTCTTCATTCTCAGCATATGACTGATTTTTGCAGGAGTCCAGATATAGACCGCAAGGATGATTCCATTGCAGAGGCCAATGATTATGAAATTGAAAgtagcaaaaatgagtataaccaTGCCATGTCACATATAACTGATGATAATTTTACCAAAGGCTGTGATTTTGGAAAGAGCAAGGAGGATATAGATACAAAGCTTGAAGATGATACATATAGGATTGGAAAACCAGATAAATTCATCTTCACCAGAAAACAAGTACGGCAAGATACTATGGATGAGAAACACAACAAAACATGGTTAAAGGAAACTCATGAAAACTGGTttcacagaaatagaaaaaagaaaagaagaagaaagttatGTCACCATCATTATGGGGAAGTAACCAAAGAAGAGTCAGATGCTTCTTTCAGAATGGAGCCAGAGACTAATCATGTTGATGAAGCAAAGAACCATGAGTTGGAAGCAACTTCAGAACAAGGTAGTGATGAATGTAAGAATACCTGGCTAACTAAAGAGCACTTACAAGAACCACATGAATTACAAGATAAAAGGCCTAAATCAATGTCCATCTATCTACACAAGAAAAAAGGAACCTGTAAGATCTGGAATACAAAGCAGAACAATGGTGAAGCTGTCAGTTCTAAAAATTTCCATAGAAAGAGCAAAACTATTTTACATGGTCCAACAAAACAAATGTTATTCAATTCTGGAAAACATAATTTAACATACTCCAGAACATTTTCTAGTTGGAAAGTCAGAACATCTAGCTGTAGCCCAGACCATACTTGTTTAGTACACCAAAATGAGGTGAAATGCCTGGGTCAGAACCCATCCATCAAGAGAGGATACAATTCACTTATTAAAGAACCTGAAAGATCCTATCGAAAAAAGAGACAGTACACAAACTCTTGCTCATCAGATGAAAGCTTATACAGACAGAATTGTTTAGCTGAACAGCATTTGAGACCAACAAGGACTTTGGCTAAATCCTATAAACCTAAGAAAAAACGAAGGAGAAAAAGAACTAGACTTCATTCTGGATTTAGAGACCAGGAGCTAAGAAGGAAATTAAGTTATAGCTGTTTGAAAGAAAAATCTCTGTCAAGCAACCTGGGTGAGTTAATGACTCAGGATGAAACAAAAGAAGCAAAACCACAGCCCATCATTGATTTTGCAAGAAGTACAGAGCAAACAGAGGCAGAGGAGAACAAGTTAACTTTCAATTCCTCTGGTCTCATTCACCCAGAAACTAACAGAGATATCGAGTATATGCAAATGGAGAATATTCCAGGTAAACTTCCGGAAGCTTTCAAACATTCTCCTGACTCTAT AGCCCTGTCAAAGGTACCAACTGAGAACATGatggagcaaaaagaaaaacatgaaaatgaaaagctTCCTCCTTTGAAGCTGCCTAACATTGAAAGGAGTTTTGGTCCACCTCCGCCCAAATCCTTTCTTTGCCATTATGAACTTGCTGAGGCCCTACCCCAAGAGAAGATGAATGAAGCAGCAAGTGAATGGCTTAGATATAATTCAGGAATCCTTAACAGCCAACCACCATTACCATTCAAAGAAGCACATATAAATGGTCACACCTTTTTAACTACAGAGCAGATCCTTGCCCCATTAGCTTTGCCAGATCAAACATTACTGTTCCctctagaaaaccatgaaaaattcAAAGATCTGCCATGTGAGGCCTACCAGCACATCATGCCCCCAAGCCTGTTGCCTACCAAGGTCAAGTTGACCTTTGCTCCACCCACCCTGCAGCCAGCCAGCCCTCCTCTGCAGCCTCTGCCTTTGCAGCAGCCCCTATGTTCTACCTCGGTAACCACGATCCACCACACAGTTCTGCAGCaacatgctgctgctgctgcagctgcagctgccgccgctgccgctgcAGGAACCTTCAAAGTGCTCCAGCCCCACCAACAGTTCCTCTCCCAAGTTCCCACTCTCACCAGAACACCTTTACCTCAGATTTCAGTAGGACCCAGACTTTGCCCCGCGGGTCACACGACTTTTGTTACACCTCCTCAGTTGCCTATCATTCCATCATCAGTTCTTCATCCCAGCCACCTGGCTTTCCCCCCTCTACCCCATGCacttttcccttctctgcttTCACCCCACCCCACTGTCATTCCTCTCCAACCTCTCTTTTAG